From Acidobacteriota bacterium:
GGAATTCCTGATATAATGACGGGGAGGGCAGAGGGGCCGTTGCGTTCAAGCCCCGCGGATGGGAGGTGTTGACGAATGGAAGCGGCGTTTGCACAGAAGCGGTCGGAAAAGCGGCTCAAGATCAACTTCCCCCTGGAAGTGAACCTGAAAACCGCGGTCGAATCGATCCCCCTGGGGCGCGGGCTGGAGGATATCTCCAGGAGCGGCTGCCGGCTCAGGCGGTACCGCTTCGCCGGCGAGATCGATCTGGATGCGGGGACGGTCTATCCCGTCGAGCTGCGCTTCCGGTCGGAGCGCTACGTCACCCGGATCAGGGTGGTGTGGGTCACCGAGGAACACTGCGGCGTCCGCCTGACCGAAGCGGTGCCGTTCTGGCCGGTCAACTTCTGAACCACGAACCACACGAAAAACACGAACGGGGGGACTGTTTATGAACGGGTCTCCAGGATG
This genomic window contains:
- a CDS encoding PilZ domain-containing protein — encoded protein: MEAAFAQKRSEKRLKINFPLEVNLKTAVESIPLGRGLEDISRSGCRLRRYRFAGEIDLDAGTVYPVELRFRSERYVTRIRVVWVTEEHCGVRLTEAVPFWPVNF